AAGCTTCCAGGTGACCTGGATAACCTTTCTTCTGCAAACGCCATTAAGCTGGGAACCAATCAGCTACTGGAACAGATTCTTTCACAGGGGAGTATTCACATTAAGTCAAGAACATGATAGATTACTCAACTTCTAtacaaagggaaggggagaatctTTACCTAGAGAGATGACAGTTTCATAGTTTTCATGCATTACATCATTGTATAGGGCCTTCTGACCAGGATCCAGTAACTCCCATTCTTCCCTTGAAAAATACACGGCCACTTCTTCAAGTGTCAATAAGGTCTAAAGAAAAGAATGCGCTTCAGCTCAGTACTTGCAACTCCAAAAGCAGCTGTAACATTTGGCCCATTAACTGAATAGTAGGCCAGGCACTGAGGAATTAATAGCACATGATGTTTTAAAAGTgagaagacagaaaggaaggaggcaaGGGATCAGTAAACAGCCTGGGAGGTGTTCAGTTCCCCAGGGAGAACATCTGAGCTAACATGCCTGTGAGCACCTGCTGGGCAATGTGGTTCATGGGCAGCAGGGAAATGTAGCCCTAAACAACTGGAAAGCACAGCTCACCTGGGACTCAGGCAAGAAGAGCTCAGACGCCACCGTCCAATCTTTGGTGTTTGTCTGCTCAGGAAACACTAGGGTCTGGTGAGCAGGCACAGCTGTGGGTGGAAAAGAGCCATCGGAAATTTCTCTTGCATCTATGAACATTTTAtgaacatttctaaaatatacaaGATCCTGTTTCTTTCAGTAGAGTACTCCTTTACAAGTGTTATATGGTACCTAGAAGTGGCTATCGGTTCTTACAACCAGTTTCCACATTGACTCTCCTCAGTTTTCATGACTGAAGTCAGTAAAAGgaaatctcattatttttcttatattacaTAAATTATTCTGAGGGGGGCAAAAATTAGAGGTATCTGAAAATGCAGTACTCAGAGAGTCCAGTATGCTAGGTAAAGAAAATGGGAAGGTAAAAATAAGCATGGAAAGTTCAAGAGACAGCAAGAAGACCAGTGTGGCTAAACAGGATGGAGTCAGGGCATGAAGGGCAGGGAGATGAGTAGGAGCCAGATCTTGGAGGGGCCTACACACCTCGTATggagtttagattttattctgaATGTGTGAAAAGTTATTGTAAGGTTTTGAAGCAGAGAAATGTCATTATCtcagcagatttttaaaagactctaaCTGCTTCATGGAAAACAGACTGTTGGAGGGCAAGAGTGGTAGCTGGGGCATCAGTTGCAAAGCTGGTTAGAGAAGCCACTGGCTTAGCCCAGAATGCTAACACAGCAAGAGAATAAGACATGGCTGGATTCAGGCTATGATGTTAAGGTGGAGCCAAGAGGACCAGTGACGCATTAGTAGTGGGATATGATGGCAAGATCAGAATAAAGGAAGACCCAGGTTTTCGGCCAGAAGTATTGGGTAAACAGTGATATCATTTATGGAATTGGAAAGATAATTATAAGAGAAGATTTGTAGGGGAGAGTGCAAGGAGAGATCAAGAAATTTAGGATAAGGAATGAGCATATGAACTTAAAAAAAGCTCCAGGTAATCTGCATATACCTTCCCCTACCCACACCATCAAGTTGAGAACTAGCTAGCTACTAGAACAGACTTTCACACAGGGGTGCATTTCCAGTAAGCTAATAACATTACAGACTACTCAACTTGTAAGCATAGGGAAGGGAGAATCTTTACCTAAAGAGACGACAGTTTcatagttttccttcattacatCACTGTAGAGAGCCTTCTGACTGGGATCCAGTAACTCCCATTCTTCCCGTGAAAAATATACAGCCACTTCTTCAAATGTCAGTAAGCTCTAGAAAAGAGAATGGGCTTCAATACCTGCAACACAGAAGCAGCCCTAATATCAGGCCCATGAACTGCATTGTAGGCTACACAATGAGGAATTAACAgcacataattttttcaaagtgaaaaggcagaaaaggaagGAGGCAAGAGAGAGATGAGCAAACAGCCTGGGAAGTATTCAGTTCCCCAGAGAGATCATCTTGGCTAACATGCCTGTGAGCACCTGCTGGGCAGTGTGTGTGGGTCATGGGCAGCAAGGAAAGGTAGCCCTAAACAGCTTGAAAGCATAGCTCACCTGGGACTCAGGAAAGATGAGCTCAGGCGCCACTGTccaatgtttgttctttaactgCTCAGGAGAATCTAGGATTTGGTGAGCAGGTACAGCTGTGGGTGGAAAAGAGCCATCGGAAATTTCTCTTGCTTCTATGCATATCCTGAGCTCATTTCTAAAATACAGACCTTGATTCTTTCAGTAGATGGGAAACCTTTACAAGTGTGTGTGGGGTGCATAAATGGCCTTATCATTGTTAATAAGATCCAAGTATCTATCTCCTCCCAGAAAAGGTTTCCCAGTTTTCATGAGCAAAGTTAGTAACAGTAGGAGATGTattgtttatcatttatttttttcctagtatACAACTGTGTTCACATACTATACCTGACAGCCCATTTGTGATCCCAATTCCTTGTGTTTTGAGGATGGGGTAGCCCAAATCCTTTCCACTGTTCTAAGGACCAGAGTTCATGGTATAATTACCATGGTTCTATGGTTTGGATATTTCTGTACCTTAGGCCAACCCCCACCTTCACCCACAGCTGGTCTATCCTAGGGCCATTTGTATGGCAGGGAAGGGGAATGAAAGGAGGATCATAATTGCTAACATGGCTGTACTTGCATATCCACAGAGCTGGGCACCCAAAAAATGGTCATAATGTTCTGGCTGAACAAATTACTATCACAGCTCCCAGCAGAAATGATCATGAAGCTCCTTACCCCTCTCACACACAGGCTCAGTTTCTTTAAGAGTATTCCTGCTCAGCTGTTGTTGTAGATCCTCATATGCATTCCAAATTTCTTCATCCTGGGACCTGCCCACTGGCTGGGCCTCTGCTGGCTTCAATTTGAAGCCTGAGGTCTCTGCTGTTTCTCCCAAGAGCACTGCCTCCTTTCCCAGCACATGGACTGCAACCTAGAAATAATTCCCAACCTTGTTACCAGAACTTACTTTAGGCTTGGGGGCTTGTGGCAGTGGAAGGAAAAATATGAGTCCATATTATGGGAAGCGGGAGACActaaaagaaatgacaaagagaCTTAAAGAGATAATAGGCCACCAATTTTCCACAAAGAACCATACACAAAATCTGGGAAAtttaggataaaagaaaaaaaagatgtggatACTGCCAGCCCTTTAACACAGCAGCCTCCACCCATCTGCTTACAGCTTGGCTGTGATCACTAGCAGGATGGTACAGGGCACCTGGTCTCATGTTGCCTTGACAGCCTTTCTTTCTTGCCTAAGACCCTACCTTAGTGGTTTCCTGTCTTCTAGTGTTCTCAAAAGATTgagaaattgaatttaaaaagttactctGTTAACCAGATTTTTTCTATGGCCAGGAAAGATTTCCACAGAGAAGGGATGAAatggagaaggggcaggaagaTTCTAGCTCTAACCTCCCTCCACATGATTTTGACACCAAACATATGCCCTGCTCTGTATTCTTTATGGTAGACCTGCAACCAATTGCCGTGCTGCCACCTGTCCAAGGGCATAACCTGGATACCCATTTACCACCAGAGCTAAGGAATAACCACTAAGGGAGGGCAGGTGAAGGCTGTTGTCTATGGTACAAAGGATACTACCCCTCAGTGTCTTTCTTCTTTCAGCCACTCTTGGGATTTCCAAATCTTCGTTTCCACCTTGTTTCGTCCTTTCTTCCTCTGCAGTATtgcttggttttttttgtttctctttctctttactaTCCTCTCTATTTTGTCTCTACATGTTCTCCCTTTTTGGggtctgccccttcctctccaaCTCCCTATTACTCTTTGTTTCTTTGAACTTAAGACCCATCTCCTAAGAGAAAAACATATCTTTGTCAATtgcattaaaatcataaaaaacaataacaacaaaaaaacacactcaTCTCCTATGCCAAGTCAGACTAGGCTTATTACTCTCAACACATTCTGGCTTCAATGATGGAAAAATGCAACTCTCTAAGACCAGGGAAGTCTTTTTCAGAATCTCCAAAACTTGTGGAATGACTATTGCTGAGGGTCTGTGGTTTTAGGTCCTGCCTTAGATGGCCTAAAGCAACAACAGATCATTAATCCAATTCACCTTATTTCCCAATTAACTGCCCCAACCCCCATATATCCACTTTCATcctatttcattgtatgtatcaGGAATCATTCTTCTCACCCCATTCCTTGTTTGAACAGATTCACTCTGCAAGTGGTCTACCAAGGTCACAGCTTCCTCAATGCTCTGTAGGTGGTGCTTCTTTATCCGGGTCTGGGTGTCCCTGGGCAGAATGGTCAGGAACTGCTCTAGCACCAGCAGATCCAAGATCTGTTCTTTTGAGTGTATGTCTGGCCTTAGCCACTGACGGCATAATTCCTGAAGTTGACCGACAGCCACACGGGGTCCAGCTGCTTCATGATAATGGAAACTCCGGAAGTGTTGGCGAGAGTTCTCAGGACTGAGACTGTCCATTTGTGTGGTATACTTCTTACTCTGAGTGGAGCCCACTGTTACAGGCCCCTTGGTTTCCCACAGAGCCCTGATCTGTGAGTTCAAAtattcagtcaccttcaaatcTACTGTCATCATTCTGCCCAGAACAGTTGTTCCTGTTGGGCCCACCTTTGACAACTGAGGCTCAGTGTGGTCtggaataaaatcaataaaaggatCTTCTTCCTAAGGCACTGAGGGCAGGAAAAAAAGTGCAGGTCAATAAGAAAGTCGCATGAACTTTACTACTTGCTACTCattatgagaaaatgaagaaaaaacatactgCCTTGCCTTGTCTTTAAAGTCAACTGTCAGGCCCtttgcttctctccttttctttttattattcagttgATCTATAGCACAGATCGTTGAAGACAAATGTCAATTAATGACTGCTTCTACGAATCAGGGAAGGTTGGTGGGTGAGAGAACTGACACCCACTGGCTCCAAAGAGGGGGATTATCCAGAGTTCATTCATGTGCTTTCTATCACATTTTCCCCATGTCAAAGAAGATTAGGAAAACATTCTAAGtttctcttacattttaaaatatcatcctAGTATTCTGCTTTTAATAAGGGTACAACTTCTATGACTCTTAATCCTCTTGTGATGATGGAAGCCTTCAATTCATGGAACATTTGAGACTCTCCTTTTCTTGTATAAATACTGGAATGAGAGCTGGGACACGGAGAACAGGGTAGAAGGAAagcaattagagaaaaaatagcCTTTTTCTTCTCAGAAAACATCCCACAATTAAGTAACTAGATGCTCAAATTCTTCTTTGGTACTTCTTTGCAAGATGTATAAAGAGaactacttaaaatatttatacccgtatttttaaatttgtttacttGACCTAGGAAAAATTACAGCCGACTTTTCTTTACAAAATGCTTGTCCAAATATCAAGTCATAAAAAGGGGGGAGAATGGCAGCTGGTGATGATTAGGGTGACCCTTCTGCTGCTTTTACGTTTCAAGGGTCTTTAGACTTCTAAGGGAGGCTGAATAGAGACTTTTGAGTCTCACTCTCCTTGATGCAGCAGAACCGGCACTAAGATTCTGTCCAGGATGCCACGTTATTCACAAATGGCCGGCTCCTTGCTGCCCACTCTGGCTCAGGAGGCCACGGGGCCTTTTGCATCTGACGCTGAACTGCGGTTCTCTGGAGGTTAACAACAGCCccggaaaaaaacaaacaaacaaaaaaaccacacgCCAGCAGAGGCGGGAACGTGAACATTCCTGGAGGACAATCGGGCTTCATGAGCACTGTGCAAGCGGACAGTGTACGAGCGTGCCCCCGCCGCTGGCCCGGACCTATCTGCGCAAAAGGCGAAAAGAGTGGCCTCCAGGGCCTGACGACCGCCCTCGCCCAAGACAGTCTGCCGCAGGGTCCGGCCGCTCGGCCACGAGATATGACCGTCTCGCCTCCAGCCACCTTGCAACGGCCCCTAGCGCGGCCGGCAGCTCTCCGGGCATCCGCAGCCTACGCCGAAGGGGAACTGATTCTTGGTTACCTCAGACAGGCGCTTCACCGACGCCGCTGCCTCTTCCTCCCGCTCAACCGCAAGTCGCCCCACTTCCGGCCGTCACTCAAAAGCCGCAGATCTCTGGCTCTCGACGTTCACAAGAGGCCCACAAAGCAGAGACGCGCGTGTTCTAGAGCGCAAGCCGCAGAGGCCCACTGGACGCCTCAGCCCCCTGGGGCCTTTTTTACGCTACGGTCTAaaccgccccgcccccgcggtCCCGCCGGAAGCGGAAGTATAGAACTTCCGGGATGGCTCTGCTCCCCAGCTGCGTTGGAGAGTGCTGCGGCTTCTAGCTCAGCGGAAGGAACCAGCTTCCTGCCGGATTCTCTCTGGTGCCCAGAAGAGTTAACGCCGGTCTCCGGGCCGCAGAGCCTAAAGGCTCTGCGTACGGCTCTGTCTGTGGGTCTCGCCGTCCCGCGGCCCGGTTCTGTGAGGCGTTACGCGTCTCGGTAGCTCCTGAGGCGCCTTCGGCCGGCCAGCGGCCGCCTAATGCGGAGTTCCGCCGCGTAAGGGTCGCCGCCCTCTGCGCCCGCAGGATTTTTGGCCTACTGGCACAGCCAGCCGAGCCCGACCTGTCGTCCTGAGGCTCACTGCTGCCTCTCCGGAGGAGGCCTTTTTGTTCCGACAGAATCAAGGGCCCTGAGGGTTCTGTACCCTATTTTGGGCTATGCATctctaacaatttttttttcttgtgaggtATGTGAAATAGGTTACATTTATAGTTCTTGACAGAGAAATTAAGAGCTAAGAAGTGACTTGCCAGTGTCACATAACCATTGGAAGCCCCTAGCCTGGAATTTAGGTGCCCTGCTGTCCTTTTTCACTACATGGTTCCTGTAGAACTTTCTTCTCATCTTGTATTTCCTGCAGTGTCTGGCTGAATTACCTGAGTAAGATGGGCATTCCACATATATTTACTGAATCATATTTAAAGGAAAAGGGAGGTCATAAGCTGAATGCTGCAGAAATCCCTAAGAATGGAAGTTGATTTTTGGTTGAGGAAAATCATAAAAGACATTGAGGGATTTATATGCAGATGTAAGAGGGCAAGAGactaaggcagtgattttcaaccagtgtgctgcaagaatttttaaaacatgtgatacgtgactatttagtcagggtcactgacctcttttcccttagactgtcaaatttaaaGAATGAGACCCAAAACAACAGCTTGtgagaatgaatcaaaattgtatctttttggttttggtcagattggcaaaaaatatcatacatttcttggtgtgctgcagaattttcataattactttatgtgtgccatgctatgaaaaaggttgaaagtcacTGGGGTAAGGTAAATGCATAGCTTTGAAAAGCTGGAAGGATTAAAGTGTGATATCTTTAGTATTTTTACTAAATGCAATTGGCCTACATTTAGGGaaagaaagttagaaaataaGTTCATGTAGATTTATGTGCTTTGAATGGGAGTGAAGAAAATGCACTGTATATATCCAAACATCATTTGAAGGTTTTTGAGGGAGCTTCTTTCCAGGAAAGTTCATCTAGAGGTATGTAGGTGGGAATGAAAATGAGAGTATATTAACTGGGCCTTTACACTGTTTTTGCTCCTAGGTGGAATCATGTTACAGTCCTCTGAGGGATAGATCTTGAGAGAAAAGGATTAAATAGAGGTGATAATTACAAACATCCGCCTGAGTTGTATGTTTCAAAGCAGGTTGATTTCCTTAGAATCTGTCAGGttgaggcttcatttcctcaAAAGTCATTATTGTTTCCAGTATCTCAGAACCAGTGGACATTGATGCTCTTAGCATTCAGATCCTCATCAGCAGGCCCAAAAGCTGGGCATATGATTAGACCTTATTGAATTAGTAAGTGAAGTTCTGCTAGCAGTGATTCTGGATATCATTGGCAGGCCTGATTCATAGTATGGGTAGGGAGTTGGTCAGGGAAGATGGGGAGAAGGAAGTGGGAGAAGAGACCCCATGAAAGAGAGGAAGCAAGGCACAAAATGGTGAACAGTGAATGAGAGCCACTGATGATTTTCATTGGTTGAAGTTTAATGCCATAGTTGCTTACTCTTGCTGTGGAGCTCATAAAAGTTCTCTTGaatcttttcttttgatttcacCTTGTTCTGCCTGAGCATGGTTTCAGAAATGATAAATGCACAGGTGGGAAGCAATGAAGGCAAATACATGGAATTTATTCTGAGATACCATACAACTGCCATAGTAGGTTGAATGTTTTTGCTGGAGTTAATGGTGATACTATTGGCTGACAAACTTTTTTCTCTGTTCCATTTGTAATAGTTATTACTTAGTATTGCCTTAATTATAGCTGCCTCTTTTACAGGGTTGTTTGATCTTAACATGTCACTACCTCCACACTGTATTAACTATGATATCCTTTCATGATCTTCTTAGTTGGCACTTCTTGCAACACACCAGTTGGCACTTCTTGCAACAAATGTCACAGGAAAACTAACAGTGTAGACTCTTCTGGGCTCCTAGATAAAGGCTTGTGAGAATCCTGTGTAGTTGAGgaatgactgaaagccagtcaGGATCTTCCCCAGAGGAGAGGGAAAATAACTGAAATACCaagcatttttctcatttctctgacatactttttttttcttcatagcacctGGAATGGAAAAAAAGTGCCAGTTTTTATTACTTCCCATGAGTTTCTATATCTGGAATGAGAACCATGAAGTTAATCTAGAGTAAGacatttgtaagaaataaatggaatttgGCAGCACCAGAACCTGAAAGGAATACTTGAAGGAGTTGAGCTCCAGAAGACGTAGCCAACAGAAGGACTGATGGGAAACAATTGACTAGAAATACTAcagagaaactttttaaatttcgTCAAGCAGTGGAAAAATTGAGCCTTGTTTCAAATTAAACAAAATCTACAATGAAGAGAAACCAAATATAAAAAGTGTGTTACTTAAAACCTTAATGTaaatttaggaaaacaaaaggataatttttttcaatttttagaaaCAATTATGGTAAGAATATTTGTAAAACTGTTAGACTCACTTCCAAGAATTGCCATGATTCTGAAACATGCTAATAACCCATATATCGACCAGTTTCAGTGAAAAATAATACTTGAGAATACACCACATGCACACCATGAAGACCTAAGAGTGGCACTAACAAATTATTTACCTACTTacaaattacctttttaaatatCAGTCTTTAAGAATGCTATATTATATGTACTAAAAGTTGGACTTCATTTATATGGAGAACAGAAGCTACCAACTTTCTTCACTTAAAGATACAGCTGTTACTGAGTTCTAGCTCTCCAGAAATCCCAATGTCAGGATAAGTTTGGGGTCTTTATCCAGGTGGGTGGACTGCTGCCCAGTGAACACTACATACAGAGCAATAGGAgtaccattttcttttctggcaGTAAGGTAAAATCAGCTACTTTTGGAAGAGGAGAGGCCTTGGTGCATTCTGCTACCCAAGATTACTGTCTTTGTCTTTGAGTCTTCCACATTCCCATCTTCTCAAGCACCACTTTTTATTGAGACATCTCATCTGCACTTCATGTAGCACATCCTGCCTCCTcttgttcttttgtcttttcctgtGTTGACTTAAAGAGTATGTAGGTATTCTTGTTCTTCCTGACTGGTTCTGCTATATCTGtcaagggagaggaggagcaggggcatTCTGAAAACTGATCATCCATGTCTTGCAAGAGCAACAACTAGAGAGGACTTTGGCGGTGGCAGCCTTCTGAATTCATAACACCTTCACCTCACTAGACTAACACTTCAATCATAAGCCCTTATCCCTTTTAGCCCATTACCCTTCAGTACAAATGCCTGTGCCTTATAGGGCATTGAGCTAGTTTGGGggtttttgctttgctttaaaatattttttccagttcattaaagctttttccttttattctcctgTTGGTTGTTTGAAACCAAATTCAGTATGAATAAGAGAGGGAAATATACAATATTGAATttggaggagaaaatgaaggtTCTAAGTAGGATTGAAGCTGGACAATCGCATAAAAATATAATGGATGAATTTGGGATCAGTAAATCAACATTTTatgacattaaaaagaataaaaaattaattttggacTTTGTACTGAAACAAGACATACCATTCTTTGGggctgagaagagaaagagaacaacagGAGCCAAGTATGGTGATGTAGACAATGAAATCTACATGTGGTATCAACAGAAATGCTCAGCTGGTGTCCCTGTTAGAAGTGTGGAGCTTCAAGCTGCAGCAGAGAGATTTGCAGTGTTTTGGGCGAACAAACTTCAAAGCTAGTACTGGTTGGCTTTTTCGATTTTGAAATAGGCATGCGACTGGGAACCGAAAAGTACGTGTGGAACAAGTCCTAAGTTCAGTTTCAGAAAATGTTGAGCCATTTCGAGAAAAACTGTACATGCTTATCAAAGACGAGAAACTGCTTCTAGCTCAACTATACAGTGGGGATGAGACTGACCTCTTAGAAATCAATGTCAAAAAACACTCAGGCAAGTAGAAAAGATATCTACCTTcctgaaaggaaaataaacaaagaacagtTATCTGCTCTTTTATGTGAAAATGCAGATGGAACTCATAAGTTAAAGTCTATCATTATTGGAAAATCAAAGCTGCCCAAATGTGTGAAGGAGGACACAAGTAGATTACCTGTTATATATAAACCTAGTAAAAATGGGAATTCCCGGTTGGTTCACCAGGGAATTGTTTTCAGAATGgttctttcaaaattttgttCCTGAGGTGAGGCATTTTCAACTTAATGTTCTAAGGTTCCATGAAGAGGATGTCAGAGCCTTGTTACTTC
This sequence is a window from Phyllostomus discolor isolate MPI-MPIP mPhyDis1 chromosome 3, mPhyDis1.pri.v3, whole genome shotgun sequence. Protein-coding genes within it:
- the ZNF75A gene encoding zinc finger protein 75A isoform X3, yielding MMTVDLKVTEYLNSQIRALWETKGPVTVGSTQSKKYTTQMDSLSPENSRQHFRSFHYHEAAGPRVAVGQLQELCRQWLRPDIHSKEQILDLLVLEQFLTILPRDTQTRIKKHHLQSIEEAVTLVDHLQSESVQTRNGVAVHVLGKEAVLLGETAETSGFKLKPAEAQPVGRSQDEEIWNAYEDLQQQLSRNTLKETEPVCERAVPAHQILDSPEQLKNKHWTVAPELIFPESQSLLTFEEVAVYFSREEWELLDPSQKALYSDVMKENYETVVSLALFVLPKPKVISCLEQGKEPWVQGSTEFMESPGELPIGLKLKNDTESHQPICLSGLEIEAPRDISKKTRVKVPQKTTVKENHGEMHRVGKWHQDLTVKKKKKLSTWKQELLKLMDRHKKERAAEKPFKCQECGKSFRVSSDLIKHQRIHTEEKPYKCPQCDKRFRWSSDRNKHLTTHQGIKPYKCSWCGKSFSQNTNLHTHQRTHTGEKPFTCHECGKKFSQNSHLIKHRRTHTGEQPYSCNICRRNFSRRSSLLRHQKLHQ
- the ZNF75A gene encoding zinc finger protein 75A isoform X4; translation: MMTVDLKVTEYLNSQIRALWETKGPVTVGSTQSKKYTTQMDSLSPENSRQHFRSFHYHEAAGPRVAVGQLQELCRQWLRPDIHSKEQILDLLVLEQFLTILPRDTQTRIKKHHLQSIEEAVTLVDHLQSESVQTRNGVAVHVLGKEAVLLGETAETSGFKLKPAEAQPVGRSQDEEIWNAYEDLQQQLSRNTLKETEPVCERAVPAHQILDSPEQLKNKHWTVAPELIFPESQSLLTFEEVAVYFSREEWELLDPSQKALYSDVMKENYETVVSLAVPAHQTLVFPEQTNTKDWTVASELFLPESQPYLCSPNLK
- the ZNF75A gene encoding zinc finger protein 75A isoform X2, whose amino-acid sequence is MMTVDLKVTEYLNSQIRALWETKGPVTVGSTQSKKYTTQMDSLSPENSRQHFRSFHYHEAAGPRVAVGQLQELCRQWLRPDIHSKEQILDLLVLEQFLTILPRDTQTRIKKHHLQSIEEAVTLVDHLQSESVQTRNGVAVHVLGKEAVLLGETAETSGFKLKPAEAQPVGRSQDEEIWNAYEDLQQQLSRNTLKETEPVCERAVPAHQILDSPEQLKNKHWTVAPELIFPESQSLLTFEEVAVYFSREEWELLDPSQKALYSDVMKENYETVVSLAVPAHQTLVFPEQTNTKDWTVASELFLPESQTLLTLEEVAVYFSREEWELLDPGQKALYNDVMHENYETVISLGLKLKNDTESHQPICLSGLEIEAPRDISKKTRVKVPQKTTVKENHGEMHRVGKWHQDLTVKKKKKLSTWKQELLKLMDRHKKERAAEKPFKCQECGKSFRVSSDLIKHQRIHTEEKPYKCPQCDKRFRWSSDRNKHLTTHQGIKPYKCSWCGKSFSQNTNLHTHQRTHTGEKPFTCHECGKKFSQNSHLIKHRRTHTGEQPYSCNICRRNFSRRSSLLRHQKLHQ
- the ZNF75A gene encoding zinc finger protein 75A isoform X1; its protein translation is MMTVDLKVTEYLNSQIRALWETKGPVTVGSTQSKKYTTQMDSLSPENSRQHFRSFHYHEAAGPRVAVGQLQELCRQWLRPDIHSKEQILDLLVLEQFLTILPRDTQTRIKKHHLQSIEEAVTLVDHLQSESVQTRNGVAVHVLGKEAVLLGETAETSGFKLKPAEAQPVGRSQDEEIWNAYEDLQQQLSRNTLKETEPVCERAVPAHQILDSPEQLKNKHWTVAPELIFPESQSLLTFEEVAVYFSREEWELLDPSQKALYSDVMKENYETVVSLAVPAHQTLVFPEQTNTKDWTVASELFLPESQTLLTLEEVAVYFSREEWELLDPGQKALYNDVMHENYETVISLALFVLPKPKVISCLEQGKEPWVQGSTEFMESPGELPIGLKLKNDTESHQPICLSGLEIEAPRDISKKTRVKVPQKTTVKENHGEMHRVGKWHQDLTVKKKKKLSTWKQELLKLMDRHKKERAAEKPFKCQECGKSFRVSSDLIKHQRIHTEEKPYKCPQCDKRFRWSSDRNKHLTTHQGIKPYKCSWCGKSFSQNTNLHTHQRTHTGEKPFTCHECGKKFSQNSHLIKHRRTHTGEQPYSCNICRRNFSRRSSLLRHQKLHQ